The window CAGGCTATAAATCAGTGGGTTTAGCATGGGGATCACCAAGGTATAAAACACAGCAGAGACCTTCTCCTGTTCCAGGGAATACAGAGAGCTTGGCTGGATGTAACTAAAGGTTCCAGACCCATAGAATAAGGTCACAGAAGTCAGGTGGGAGGCACAAGTAGAGAAGGTTTTGAGCCTCCCCTCTGATGAGCGAATTCTCTGGATGGCAATGATGATGTGGATATAAGAGATCATGATAATAGTGATCGTGAACACTGCAATGACCCCAGAGAGTATTAATACCAGCATCTCATTGTTATGTGCATCAGAGCAAGAGAGCTTCAGAAGAGGGGGAAAGTCACAGAAAAAATGATTCACAATGTTAGGACCACAGAAGTCTAGTTTGAGCAGACCTATTGTGTGTGTCAGCGAGTTAATGAGTCCTCCCAAGTAACATACAAGGACCATCTGAATACAAACCCTTTGAGTCATAATGACTGTGTACAACAAGGGTTTGACTATTGCCACATAGCGGTCATAAGCCATCATAGACAGGAGGATGACCTCTGTGGTTACATACAGTGCAAAAAAGAAACTCTGTAAAACACAGCCAGAAAATGTGCTGGACTTGTGCTTTGATAGAAAATTGATCAGCATCTTAGGAGCAAAGACAGTAGAATAGCAGATATCACAAAAAGAGAGGTTGCTGAGAAGGAAGTACATTGGAGTGTGCAGTTGAGCATTTAACCAGATCAAGGCAATCATCCCCCAGTTACCTACCAGAGTGATGAAGTAAACAAAGGTGAAAAGCAAAAAGAGAGGGATCTGCAAATTAGGATTTTCCGTTAAACCTACTAAAAGGAATTCTTTCACACCTGTGTGATTCCAACCTGCCATGCTTGCACATTAATATAGCTCTTTATTTTCAGAACAAAGTGATATTACTcagatgaaaattaaatgatGATTTTGTCCATGATCCAGTATCCATAATAGCAAAGAGCATTTAGGTTTACCCTGTAggtagatgaagaaaaaaaattaacttcaacaGTGGAGTTATGTATACTAGATAGTTCATCTTTCACGATTCACCTTACTGGAACTAGAGATTATTTTATTCCCTGATTCTCAGTTTCCACAACATAATATTGGGATATAAAGAAAACTCTTAGGTCATGAAACTATTAATTGTTTAAACTGACACCGATAGCCAGGTATGACTTGTGCCAGACCTCTgactcagtctatggtatttaCAAGTCCTCTGCTTATATCAGCTACAAACTGAATGGCATTCTGTGATAGCAATTTTTTCTTGTTCTGTCCCCaagctgtttctattttttatgccCAGTTTATTCACAAAACTGAATTCCATAGTGTTcagctctctttctttctaaatttcaaaCGACAAAATATTTTGCCTTATCTTTTGCTCAGTTTCCTACCCTTAGCAGATCAATGACTATACTCTCCAAAGACTTTAGTCAAGAAATTGAGGTACAGCAACCTTTTCATTTACTATGTGGTGTGAAGGCCAAAGTACAGCAGTGCAATTCCActtgaaaaatttgtatttttctaacttCATTTCCACATCTTTGGTTTTTATTAGCATTATAAGAAACAGACCCAAATACCCAATGAAGAGAGGGATGGTGTTTCTATGAGATACCAAAACTATGTCTAGCATGACATAGCTACATCAGATAAGTCCTGCATTCAAAAATGTATGCTGCTACTTAGTTtcacttgtttgttttctgatatgATGTAATATTAATTCAACAATATTAATGATTAAACACAATAAATCAAGTCTCTCATGATACTTTCCATATTCAGTCAATATATATTACTCAGGAAGCTGGAGTTCCACCATCACTCTGACCTTGACCTGCtctatattttgcttatttacaACAATTAATAGAGAAACAAATTCAGCAGAGTCTGTGTAACTTTCCCATTTATcatttagagaaaaagaggaaaaaatggagTTCCTGCCAATGGTAGATGTGAACAGACATGATACTGATGGGCAGGACTCACTACCAGGACCCAGAGAAAACAAGTGTGACTTCAGAAAGTTGGCAGTGAAATTTCTAGTAACAGCTCTAACAAATTcataatataaaactgaaaatagagaaaaatgttaCCAAGAATCAAGGTATCATTTTTCTCTCATGCTGTTAGAATTCCCACTAGAAGGCAGATTTCTTCTGTCACTAAAGCCTGGGCTTTTGATGCCACACAGTGTCATCTTCCTGATAAAGTAAGAGGCTGCTTTAGAATATTAATAAGCATGAGAattttcttatgaaaataaatactgGAGTAATAGCTTAACAACTTAACGGTatgccaaatttattttttttcaactttcagATTGATAGCTTGAAatgtcagaattttaaaaaggtaattttaaaaacacagaattccttcacattgatttttttaatttatgactccaaagaaactttagaaaatatataataattagttATCTAGGACACAGTTACTGATAAGGATGTTGATGAGAGAAATCATAAAGGTAAAAACATTTATCATAATATTAAACAGTGAACCCAACCAAATGCTTGTCAAAAGAGTTAATAATTTTCCATATAATGATCTCATCACACTGTAAGTCCATAGTAGTTAACCAATTAGGACTCACTATATGCTCTCATAGAGCTTTAcccagaaaatataattatattgacATAATATTTGtaacaaaatttattataaaaatatataaatattatatattctttagtGATCATATAGTGTTACTCATGTTATTATAAAgttatatgcaaataaatatataattgattatgttttatgttgaatatcttatatataaatttataagtataatatatattgaatagttcatgaataaaattttctacatgacaaaaaagcaaaacatcaaataacacacacagaaaacttaacaaacaacaaataaaaaatttttaaagtcactATTAACAACTGTGGCATACTAAAAGACTTTAAACTATTTAGCTATTAGACTATTTAGATAATCtaatataaaatcaaaacacaCTGATTGGAAGATTATTTTATGTAAGTTAACCAGAGTTGTCATGGGAAGAAGTAATAGTTTGTCTTTTGCTGAGAATCAAGTGTCTGTGTGCATACCCAGGTTTGCTACAGATAGGATATAGTaacaaacttcaaaaaaatagaaaacaactcTTAAAATATAACTATTGGAATCACAAATTAAAATTAGATCTAAAAGATTtccaaaaattattatataagattggaaaaaattattttccctatAATATAGCTAAAATACATAATCATTCTCAGGTATCTCATTTTCCATAGGATATCTGAAATTTTCCCTAAATATAtaagtagttttaaattttatataagctaaatattaaataatgaaaaatatagacTCTCTCACATACAGATATTATGTAAATATTACCCTTTTtacaaaacaagaagaacattttCTAGCCGTTTGGAAACAGTAGTAAAATTATACAGCTGGTAACAGATTCTTCTTGTAGAGAGATCAGGAAATATCAAAAGATCAAATAAACCCTCGTTAGCATTTCCTAAACATACTCACAATAAGAAAAGTCCAGCGTAAACAGAGTATCTAGAGAAGACCACATTTTCATGATCTTTAAAGGACTTATAGCTGAGGTCAGagattttttatgtttgcttccttttcttttgggAACACAAACAGGGTCTCAGAGTGTAGATGGGATCTCCATTGTCCACAGGTGAGATCATTAGCATCTTTTCTCGTCTATTGggactggaactggaactaatcaGAGCAGCAGGTCCTTGTCTAAACAGTTACTCAGTAGATGTCTCTGCCTTCACTTTGATAGAATGTACCTCTttcatacataaaacaattttaaaaacagatacgTTTTCTAAAACCTAAACATCTTGTAATAAAGGcacaatacagaaaataaatgccATTGCAAGAACTAAAAAAATGTGTTCTGATCACATATATGCTACTCAGACAAGTGTTCAACTGTTTTAATGATGAAATCAGTAAAATTGCCTTCTTtgctttaaaatagaaacattcaTATCTGCTCTACCTACTTCACTGATTCattataaaattgataataaaatTATGCATGGCATCATACtccaaatattttaacaattatttatattaaagctTTATGATTacacaaacagagagagagagagagagaaagagaactaaCTGAATTGTATGCTTTCCTTTAGgagtatttacataaaaatatatgctttGCTTTTCTCTCAGAATTCAATAGGCATCATAGAGCTGTGGACAATGTGGAGATGTTGCATATATTTCACATAGATTCATTAGGTTTTTACATAAATTTATGTTTAGTTATCTTTAATCATAcaaataatacattatttgtatGTTTGGAAAAGGTAGTAGTTTTGTACAGTTCTGTTGTTAATTATTAGCACGTTGTAGGCACTTTAGAATAAAAGTAGAGTAAGTTACATTATACACAGATAAATGAAATAGTAAAGTTTTGGGTCAATGAAAGTATTGTACAACACTTAAAGAATTATGACAAAAAAATCTTATAGGGATAGAGAGCAGTGTGGGAATTgcaggaagaaaaggggaaaggggcggtggaggagggtagaggggagatagagagggtgATAGAGGGAGATTCgacagggtggtgaacacacaatgcaatatacagatgatgtgctgtagaattgtgcgcctgaaacctgcctaatttttattaaccagtgtcaccctaataaattcaataatttttaaataaataaaaattatgacattGTTGTATACTTGTGAAGATACTGATAAAATATTAACATGCCTTTAGATACAAAATGGAAGATATTACCATATCATAAGAGAACAAACTTCAATAGAACTAATAGCAATGTATCAGTTTTAAATAATAGCATGTCTTCTCCACCATACTTAACAGTGTCTACAGTCAAGAAAAGGTTGGATTCTCAATCAATATTCACTCCCAACCTCTATCTTTGTGCCATCAATGAGGCAAATATTATCTCATGTGTTTAAATTCTTTATTCTAAGAAAAGATATTTATGGATGCATTCTTTGAagataaatattctttaaatatgacctacaaattatttttctgttattagtAGAAAAATTATTGTTATTCAGCACATAGCATAAAACTCATTTGCCCTTGTCTGCCAAAGGTCAATATAAGGGCAATAAAGGTGCAAAGTTATCACTTAGAATTTATTCATGATATGAATTAAATGCACATATTTTTACAGAGGAAACACCAGTTTTAGTGTATTAAGTTTGTGTGTTGCATTACTTTTATGACTGAAAATTAATATAGCTTCTCAGCATTCTCTCtcctcatagaaacagaaagataaaTCTAATTACATGTAATTGTCACATATATCCTTCTTTATTCTAATTTCTTCTCAACtgtagtttattttataaaatatatattcagctttaattttatatttattttattaaaattacatgATGTCTCTGTTTCTAGGTATCATCAGAGTATgtcttagaaataaataaaaattagagaaataatgcagaacaaaattaataaaatcacatCTGAGATGTTCTTAGCAAATTATTATCCTGACATGTTCAGGCAGTGACTACTCTGATGGCTTTATTTATCTTATAGTGAAAGAAATAGTGAAgagccatttaaaattttttattgattgattttggtgagagaaaaagggagagagagagagagagagaaagaaacaggaacattgagcttttcctatatgtgccctgactagggattgaaccggcaacctctgtgcttccaaacAGTGCTCTAACGAACAGAGCTAGCCAGCCAAGTCATGATGAGTGATTTTAGCGATTCTCCCCTGGGGACAATTCTTCCACTGAAGGAACATTTGGCAATGTTTGGATACATTTTGCTTGCCATGAATAGGTAGAATGCTACATGTATCTAGTGAGTAGTGACCAAGGATGCTGCTAATAACTCTAAAATGTACAGGGTAGGCGTCTCCTCACCACACCACCAAACTCAAAAAGAAGTACTGGCCCAAAACTCAAGAGAGTTACTTTTAGACTCTGAGCTAGATACCCTCATAATAATTTCATAATTTACAAATACtttgtagtttatttattttaaactagcTTATTTtgggaaatgaaaaataacttttagatTAAAAAGGTCCTTATTAAAGAGGCTAATGTGCTTTTTCATGTAACCTCAGGTCCTTTAACACAATGGAAGGGTGAATAGAAGTCAGCTCATTTAACGATACCCTTATCAATTCTTTTAACATAGAatacactaaaattaaaaaataattctaaataacCCCTTTACAAGGTTTAtataggtatttaaaaatataccagaAAAAATTTTTCCTGCTACCAAAGAGTTTTAATATGAGTGGGTTGACAGACAAGTCAATGTATATCTTTAGtataacacaggggtcgggaacctatagctcgcgagccagatgtggctcttttgatggctgcatctggctcacagacaaatctttaataaaaaaaataataacgttaaaaatataaaacatttttaaaatgttatattacaatctattcatttcctactgctcatgttcatgattgcgggtggctggagccaatcacagctgtcctctgggacaacaccaaatttttattggataatgcgtaatgtacacaggttgttgtatggctctcacggaattacattttaaaatatgtggcattcatggctttctcagccaaaaaggttcccgacccctggtataacATGATAAAGAATACTACAGTGAATCAATGTACAAAGATTTATGAGAACACTAATTGCAgaatagtattatttattttaattcagtagTATTTTAGagaatagaataattttttttttgtatttttctgaagctggaaacggggaggcagtcagacagactcccgcatgtgcccgaccgggatccacccagcacgcccaccagggggcgacgctctgtccatccggggcatggctctgtcgcgaccagagccactctagcgcctggggcagaggccaaggagccatccccagcacccgggacatcttttgctccaatggagcctcagctgcgggaggggaagagagaggaaggagagggggaggggtggagaagcagatgggcgcctctcctgtatgccctggccgggaatcgaacccgggacttccgtatgctaggccaacgctctaccactgagccaaccagccagggcgagaattgaataattttagagagaacaTTTCCGTAAAAGGGGATGAAAACATTGTGAAGACGTGAAGAtggaaaatcatttttatttctggaaattaattcaaaacagtTGACACATGAGATGTTCATGACGTAGTATTGCTGATGAGATTGGAAGGACAGGCtatgacttaaatatttttcagtgatttaaattttcattgatttgaaaatCCAGTTCCTTTTGAATACGCTTTTGAGGGCACTTTTTACATCCTTGTTTCTGAAGCTGTAGATTATTGGGTTAAACATGGGGAAAACAACAGTATAAAACACTGCAACTACCTTATCAGTGTTTAGGGAGTAGCTGGTGGTGGGGCGTAAGTACATAAACAGTAGTGTTCCATAGAATAAGGTGACCGCTACGAGGTGGGAAGCACACGTGGAGAATGTTTTGCTTCTGCCACCTGAGGACTTGATGCTCAAGACAGTGATGAGGATACAAAAATAAGAGATAAATATAACCACAAATGTGCTAATCTGGATAAATCCACACAAGGCAAAGAGCAGAAGCTCATTTATATGGGTGTCTGCACATGATAAAGCCAGGAGAGGTGGGATATCACAGAAAAAATGGTTGACAATATTGGAGCCACAGAATGGCAGCTTGAATGTGAGGTAAACGTGTACCACCGAAGTCACACTTCCACTGAAGTACGCCAGAGCAATGAAGCCTATACAGATTCTCCTAGACATAAGCGTAGCATAGAGCAATGGGTTACAGATTGCTGCATAGCGGTCATATGCCATTGCTGCCAGGATGAGGCACTCAGCATCAGCGAAACAACCGAAGAAAAACATTTGCACTGCACagccagagagagagatgctTTTCCTGGATGATAAGAAATTCACCAGCATTTTAGGAGTGATTGCTGTAGAATAGCTGATGTCTAAGAAAGACAAGTTGCTGAGAAAATAATACATGGGGGTTTGCAGGCTTGAATTGACATTAACTAGGGTTATTAAGCACATATTTCCCACCACAGTTAGGGCATATACTATGAGAAACACCAAGAATAGTGTGATTCTGAGAGGCAGATAATCCGTGAATCCAACAAGCAGGAATTCAGTTGGCATGGTATAGTTACTCCCCAACATCTTCTTGGTTTGCTTAGTTTTCTCATCCAGAATAGATGGTGTCAGAATACATGAGTTGACTTGAGGGATTGATGAGCCAAGAatatctttcttctcccttccaagGAAGCAAATAAAAGGACAATGAAACCATAAGCATGGCATTTTCTCTgacatatttggtttgttttcatttatgtcattttctttaaaagaggtAACTAGAAATTATCATCAGTAGCAGGGAGTGTTTTTCAGAGGCGATCTTTCAAGAtatgataacattttaaaatttgtgcacGTTAAGAGGTGGTATTAGCTCCtgtcaatctaaaaaaaaatgaatgtggcTAGGTGGACAAGAGCTGCTAGAATGATGAGGATGGTCAAAATGCTTAGAGATAAAGCTCTACTTTTTCAATCCTAAAGTCATATTCTTCCATGTATAAGAGAGTGGAGTTgagaaaaattctagaaaaaagtGTTCACCTGTAAACTAGATAATTCAACAGAAAGATATCTGTGACCTTGGAAGGTAGTTTAATATAACAGTTAAGAACACACTGATTATGGAACAGCTCACTATATATAATAAACACTAATATGgtacatattaaataaaatttattaaaataaataaatggatatttttgtgtttttgattttttattaatttttagagagagaaaaagagaaagagagagagaaacatcaacttgttcaacttattcatgccatcattggttgtttcttgtatgtgccctgaacaaggatcgaacccacaacctcaggatgtcaggatgatgctctaatcaactgagccacctggccagggtctttgtagttttcttttaattatttactaaATAGGTCCATGATCCGACTTCCCTATAAAAAAAGCCATTGTGgttgtgactgtgtgtgtgtgtgtgtgtgttgtatgcaAATGTAATGTTTTGTCAGCcagatatctttttaaatatgccttataattttttcttttctctttgtaaatTTATGTCCCTACTTATCTCTGAGATATCACAATGCCTGGTTTTTATCAGTTTGAcactaacaaaaaaaatattgcacaACACATGCAGGAAATGAGATTGCTTCCTGTTCCACAAAGAAGCTCAGCAGCATTTGGGTGCAAAGACTGAAGAATAGCAGGCATCCACAAATGACAGGCAGCTAAGGAAATGATGCATGGGTGTTCAGAGTGTGGCAGTTAGTTGGATTAGAAAGAGCATTTCTAGATTCCCCACCAAAGAAATGGTAGAGATGAGCAGAAACAGCACGAAGAGGAACGCTTTCAGCTCAGCATGCTCTGTCAGCCCCTAACGGATGAATTCAGTAAGCAATGTAAAATTAACATCAGCCATGCGTTTGATTTTCTTAGGATCTGTCAATAATAAGACTCTAGACAACTGAGAAGAATCATTCTACACTACTCAGACTACTTAAAATCTCTAAATAGCTGTGTCTTACTGCCCTCTCTGCTCTGATCATTTTATCTatagattagaaaattttaactgGAAAGTCTCTCGTCTTTTCAAGCACTATTTGCTTGTTCCATAAGGAAATTCCATGCTGAAAATTAAAACACTAGTGTTTTTTATTCAGGATTCATTCAAAATGCTGGTCTTAGGGTGAAGGGGGAAAACTGAGTGAATTTCattctaaaatatgtaaaaaaaaacccacccagtTTATAAAGTATAATAATCAAAGTTGAAATTTTAATCTATGGTACTGTGAAATTTTCATAAACCCTTCATTTTGTATTTAATAGTAGCTAAGTCAAATATATCAAAATGTAAGaataaactggcctgacctgtggtgacgcagtgggatggagcgtcgacctggaacactgaggtcgccagttcaaaaccctgggcttgcctggtcaaggcacatatgggagtcggcgtttcctgctcctcccccttgtctctctctctctctttctgtcgctctcctttctgaaaaaaaaattgaacaaataaagtctttattaaaaaaaaagaataaacttcactgtggcatttaaaataagaaagtccACTTAGGCCTTTATGCGTTGTTGGCacttcacattattttttaacttggaCGAGATGAAAGGCATCCACAGTCTCTGGAACCATCCTTAGAAAACAGCCAGAGGCACTGGCTTCAGAGAAGGATGCCCACTGGGAatggggctgggagagagggcTCTCTCACTGAGGTGAGATGTAAAACACAGTGAGCAACAGTTTATAACTGGGCTATGCCatccaataaaaatatcttcCTTAGAAAACTCAGGAAATAGAATCTTTAGTTTTTCTGAGAAAAAGCAGAGCAAACCTATAAAACATACAATACTACTCACAAATTTCTTTTATGCAGCAACATATATCTTAGAATATTCAGTGTCTTTTCCACTTAATCAATGAGGATATTTTGATCACTACTGCATTTTATCTgaaaattttaactatattttcacatttatgtaaaatatgagaataattttttaaacagttCACAATACTGTATCTTTATATCCAAGGAATAAAGGATGCTGTTTTGGTGGCCTCATTCGTTCACTTAGGAGACAGAGACACTCTTTCTGAGGACAGTAGTTAAAACTCAGAATAAAACAGCGTTGCCAGATGACAGCaatattattaagaaatataaagataACTATGTTAGATCTAGTTACTGACAGGGGAGTAATCCCTATAGAAATATGTAGTTATGATGAGTTACAGTTAATTCCTTagcaagaatatttaaaattgaattaaaacacTGATTTTCATTGTTCCATTAGAAGCCGCATAACAATTTTGAT is drawn from Saccopteryx leptura isolate mSacLep1 chromosome 1, mSacLep1_pri_phased_curated, whole genome shotgun sequence and contains these coding sequences:
- the LOC136388649 gene encoding olfactory receptor 5J3-like gives rise to the protein MAGWNHTGVKEFLLVGLTENPNLQIPLFLLFTFVYFITLVGNWGMIALIWLNAQLHTPMYFLLSNLSFCDICYSTVFAPKMLINFLSKHKSSTFSGCVLQSFFFALYVTTEVILLSMMAYDRYVAIVKPLLYTVIMTQRVCIQMVLVCYLGGLINSLTHTIGLLKLDFCGPNIVNHFFCDFPPLLKLSCSDAHNNEMLVLILSGVIAVFTITIIMISYIHIIIAIQRIRSSEGRLKTFSTCASHLTSVTLFYGSGTFSYIQPSSLYSLEQEKVSAVFYTLVIPMLNPLIYSLRNKNVKDAAKKSIWRKSIWSLTEPCRWLC
- the LOC136388650 gene encoding olfactory receptor 5AS1-like — its product is MLGSNYTMPTEFLLVGFTDYLPLRITLFLVFLIVYALTVVGNMCLITLVNVNSSLQTPMYYFLSNLSFLDISYSTAITPKMLVNFLSSRKSISLSGCAVQMFFFGCFADAECLILAAMAYDRYAAICNPLLYATLMSRRICIGFIALAYFSGSVTSVVHVYLTFKLPFCGSNIVNHFFCDIPPLLALSCADTHINELLLFALCGFIQISTFVVIFISYFCILITVLSIKSSGGRSKTFSTCASHLVAVTLFYGTLLFMYLRPTTSYSLNTDKVVAVFYTVVFPMFNPIIYSFRNKDVKSALKSVFKRNWIFKSMKI